In Mycobacterium stomatepiae, the following are encoded in one genomic region:
- a CDS encoding ATP-binding cassette domain-containing protein — MSRPAPPVLTVRHNGSQRTFAAGDEAIIGRDQQADLRIADPRISRAHLIVRFDRGRWLAIDNGSLNGTYVNGYRMPVIDIHDGQSINIGNPQGPRLIFAIGPQQGRISGPPPIRATPDSGPPTVVWSALPVLPTTTAQPLPPPPRQAANPPPRAPARRQQPQMPGPPRHPGTPPRKAPPPMPPPPEELTVVNAESPAMPSARPDETPPAESTVIDAKTADVSNLATRFVKLLSPRSSSAAGTAGAKTIGRAPENDVVVSDVLASRQHATLIPTSLGLEIRDTSINGTFVNGTRVGSAILSDDDVVTIGNVDLVVRDGSLVKLSEAATRAGGLEVRDVKYVVDSGKQLLDNISLTARPGTLTAVIGGSGAGKSTLARLIAGYTTPSSGSVTFEGHNIHSEYASLRSRIGMVPQDDVVHRQLTVNQALGYAAELRLPPDTSKSDRAKVVAQVLEELDLTKHAETRVDKLSGGQRKRASVALELLTGPSLLILDEPTSGLDPALDLQVMTMLRQLADAGRVVLVVTHSLSYLELCDQVLLMAPGGKTAYCGRPDQIGTAMGTSNWAKIFAKVGADPEEANRRFLERKEAERRPQKPLAADDDEPDELGKPVHTSLRRQISTIARRQIRLVVADRAYFIFLAVLPFILGSLSLTVPGSNGFHLPGQNAGTPDESAQILALLMPAAAFMGTALTIRDLVGERAIFQREQAVGLSTTSYLLAKTAVFCGFAIVQSAIVTAIVVIGKSAPTRGGLLLGHGTVAATVELFATVAATCVASAVLGLAISSLVRSSEQIMPLFVVTVMAQLVLCGGMVPVTGRLGLDQLSFAMPARWGYAAAAATIDLRHLVPDSLLAKDRFWQHTLKTWLLDVGMLGGLSFLYLGFVRWKIRLRR, encoded by the coding sequence CGGCACAACGGGTCTCAACGAACCTTCGCCGCAGGTGACGAGGCGATCATCGGACGCGATCAGCAGGCGGACCTCCGTATCGCCGACCCGCGGATATCGCGCGCGCACCTGATCGTGCGTTTCGATCGTGGGCGTTGGCTGGCCATCGATAACGGCTCGCTGAACGGAACCTACGTCAACGGCTACCGGATGCCGGTCATAGACATCCACGACGGCCAGAGCATCAACATCGGAAATCCTCAGGGCCCGCGGCTGATCTTCGCGATCGGACCGCAGCAGGGTCGGATCAGCGGACCGCCCCCGATCAGGGCGACGCCGGATTCGGGGCCTCCCACCGTTGTCTGGTCCGCGCTTCCGGTCCTACCGACGACGACCGCGCAGCCGCTCCCGCCTCCGCCGCGGCAGGCTGCAAACCCGCCACCCCGCGCGCCAGCCCGGCGGCAGCAACCTCAAATGCCAGGGCCGCCAAGGCATCCCGGCACACCGCCGCGTAAGGCACCACCACCGATGCCGCCGCCGCCCGAGGAACTGACCGTCGTCAACGCCGAGTCGCCGGCCATGCCGTCGGCCCGGCCGGACGAGACGCCGCCGGCCGAGTCCACCGTGATCGACGCGAAGACCGCCGACGTCTCCAACCTCGCGACGCGTTTTGTGAAGTTACTTTCACCGCGGTCGTCGTCGGCCGCGGGCACCGCCGGCGCCAAGACGATCGGACGCGCCCCAGAGAACGACGTCGTCGTCTCCGACGTGCTGGCCTCGCGCCAGCACGCGACCTTGATCCCCACATCGCTGGGCCTGGAAATCCGGGACACCAGCATCAACGGGACGTTCGTCAACGGCACCCGGGTGGGGTCGGCGATTTTGAGCGACGACGACGTGGTCACCATCGGCAACGTCGACCTGGTCGTGCGCGACGGCAGCCTGGTCAAGCTCAGCGAGGCCGCCACCCGCGCCGGCGGTCTCGAGGTGCGCGACGTCAAGTACGTCGTCGACAGCGGCAAACAACTGCTGGACAACATCTCACTGACCGCGCGCCCCGGGACGTTGACCGCCGTCATCGGTGGATCCGGCGCAGGGAAGAGCACCCTGGCCCGGCTGATCGCCGGCTACACCACGCCCAGCTCTGGCTCGGTCACCTTCGAGGGCCACAACATTCACTCGGAGTACGCGTCGTTACGCAGCCGGATCGGCATGGTCCCGCAGGACGACGTCGTACACCGCCAGCTGACCGTCAACCAGGCCCTGGGGTACGCGGCCGAGCTGCGACTGCCACCCGATACCAGCAAATCCGACCGGGCCAAGGTCGTCGCGCAGGTGCTCGAGGAACTCGACCTGACCAAGCACGCGGAGACCCGGGTCGACAAGCTCTCCGGCGGACAGCGCAAGCGCGCCTCGGTGGCCCTGGAACTGCTGACCGGCCCCTCCCTGCTGATCCTGGACGAGCCGACGTCGGGCCTGGACCCCGCGCTGGACCTGCAGGTCATGACGATGCTGCGTCAGCTCGCCGACGCCGGCCGTGTCGTGTTGGTCGTGACGCACTCGCTGTCGTACCTGGAGCTGTGCGACCAGGTGCTGCTGATGGCGCCCGGCGGCAAGACGGCCTACTGCGGCCGGCCGGACCAGATCGGCACGGCGATGGGCACCAGTAACTGGGCCAAGATCTTCGCCAAGGTGGGCGCCGACCCCGAGGAAGCCAACCGGCGCTTCCTGGAACGAAAGGAGGCCGAACGGCGACCGCAGAAACCGCTGGCGGCCGACGACGATGAGCCCGACGAACTGGGCAAGCCGGTCCACACCAGCCTGCGGCGCCAGATCTCGACGATCGCCCGCCGGCAGATCCGTCTGGTCGTGGCCGACCGCGCGTATTTCATCTTCCTGGCGGTGTTGCCATTCATTCTGGGGTCGCTGTCGCTGACGGTGCCCGGCTCGAACGGATTCCATCTGCCCGGTCAAAACGCCGGCACACCCGACGAATCCGCCCAGATACTGGCGCTGTTGATGCCCGCCGCAGCATTCATGGGCACCGCGCTGACGATCCGCGACCTGGTCGGCGAACGCGCCATCTTCCAGCGCGAGCAAGCGGTCGGCCTGTCCACGACCTCCTATCTGCTGGCCAAGACGGCGGTCTTCTGCGGATTCGCGATCGTGCAGTCGGCGATCGTCACCGCGATCGTGGTGATCGGCAAGAGCGCCCCGACACGCGGCGGCCTGCTGCTGGGCCACGGCACGGTCGCCGCCACCGTCGAACTCTTCGCGACCGTCGCGGCAACGTGTGTCGCGTCGGCCGTTCTCGGCCTGGCCATTTCGTCGCTGGTGCGCTCCAGCGAGCAGATCATGCCGCTGTTCGTGGTGACGGTGATGGCGCAGTTGGTGTTGTGCGGCGGCATGGTCCCGGTGACCGGCCGGCTCGGGCTCGATCAGCTGTCGTTCGCGATGCCGGCACGCTGGGGGTATGCCGCGGCGGCCGCGACGATCGACCTGCGCCACCTGGTACCGGATTCGCTGCTCGCCAAGGACCGGTTCTGGCAGCACACCCTGAAGACCTGGCTGCTCGACGTCGGCATGCTGGGCGGCCTGTCGTTTCTCTATCTCGGCTTCGTCCGGTGGAAGATCCGGCTGCGCCGCTGA
- a CDS encoding DUF402 domain-containing protein: MRAVDEYAVHPWGLYVARPTPGRAQFHYLESWLLPSLGLRATVFHFNPGHERDHDYYLDIGEYTRGPDVWTSEDHYLDIEVRTGSGAVLADVDELLDAVRHGLLAPEVAEQAVCRAVHTVEGLARNGHDLHRWLSGAGVELTWRSRSQFSQRTGG, from the coding sequence GTGCGGGCGGTCGATGAGTACGCGGTGCACCCGTGGGGGCTCTACGTCGCCCGGCCGACTCCCGGCCGGGCCCAGTTCCACTACCTGGAATCGTGGCTGCTGCCGTCGCTGGGATTGCGCGCCACCGTATTCCACTTCAACCCGGGCCACGAGCGCGACCACGACTACTACCTCGATATCGGCGAATACACGCGCGGCCCCGACGTGTGGACCTCCGAGGACCACTACCTCGATATCGAGGTGCGTACCGGCTCGGGAGCGGTGCTGGCCGATGTCGACGAGCTGCTGGATGCCGTGCGGCACGGGCTGCTGGCGCCCGAGGTCGCTGAGCAGGCGGTGTGTCGCGCCGTGCACACCGTGGAAGGGCTGGCTCGAAACGGCCACGACCTGCACCGCTGGCTGTCCGGAGCCGGCGTCGAGCTCACCTGGCGCAGCCGGTCACAGTTTTCGCAACGGACGGGCGGGTAA
- a CDS encoding DNA polymerase ligase N-terminal domain-containing protein, which produces MPLSKRRSALRGRLGRRRRTTNSEPSFVIQQRAAGSDYYDFRLEIDGVLVSWAMAGPSMNPKDRRMARRIEDHPLQLPEAGDAVVWDRGSYINATGRDMGECLNRGHLSFWLQGEKLCSGFTLTRIRAGKDETWLLIKRKDDGADPRRTLVKSQPEPPMYSDALDDLAESS; this is translated from the coding sequence ATGCCCTTGAGTAAACGGCGCTCGGCGCTGCGCGGCCGACTGGGACGCAGACGGCGCACCACCAACAGCGAGCCCAGCTTCGTCATCCAGCAGCGTGCGGCCGGCAGCGACTACTACGACTTCCGCCTCGAGATCGACGGCGTGCTGGTCTCGTGGGCGATGGCCGGGCCGTCGATGAATCCGAAGGACAGGCGGATGGCGCGCCGCATCGAGGACCACCCGCTGCAGCTCCCCGAAGCCGGCGACGCGGTCGTCTGGGACCGCGGCAGCTACATCAACGCGACCGGACGGGACATGGGCGAATGCCTGAACCGCGGCCACCTTTCGTTCTGGCTGCAAGGCGAGAAGCTGTGCAGCGGCTTCACCCTCACCAGGATTCGGGCGGGCAAAGACGAGACCTGGCTGCTGATCAAACGCAAAGACGACGGCGCCGACCCGCGACGCACACTGGTTAAGAGCCAACCCGAACCACCGATGTACTCCGACGCGCTCGACGATCTCGCCGAATCGTCATGA
- the ligD gene encoding non-homologous end-joining DNA ligase, protein MTDLAGLPDSVRALLHDEAVPDWRAPTLATLTDRRFSDPKWIFERKFDGMRCLTFRDGDQIRLLSRNRQPLNGTYPELVDALAAQRTTRFVVDGEVVAFEGRHTSFSRLQGRLGITDPDVARASGIPVYYYLFDLLHLDGKCTTEVPLRWRKRLLRDAISFADPLRNTAHRVEDGLAAYRAACRRGDEGVIAKLADSTYASGRSRNWLKFKCVRDQEFVVGGYTSPKGSRIELGALLLGYHDGRDFVYAGKVGTGFDEATLHNLHGRLSPIEQDTSPFTRGLVRENGARWVRPELVAQIGFSEWTRDGKLRHPRYLGLRTDKDPGDVVREMP, encoded by the coding sequence ATGACCGATCTCGCCGGCCTGCCCGACTCGGTGCGCGCACTGCTGCACGACGAGGCGGTGCCGGATTGGCGGGCACCCACGTTGGCCACGCTGACCGACCGGCGGTTCAGCGACCCTAAGTGGATCTTCGAGCGCAAGTTCGACGGCATGCGCTGCCTGACGTTTCGCGACGGCGATCAAATCCGACTGCTGTCACGAAACCGCCAACCACTCAACGGAACCTACCCCGAGCTGGTCGACGCACTGGCCGCGCAGCGCACGACGCGATTCGTGGTGGACGGTGAGGTCGTCGCATTCGAGGGCCGCCACACCAGCTTCTCCCGGCTACAGGGGCGCCTGGGGATCACCGATCCCGACGTCGCCCGGGCATCGGGAATCCCGGTGTATTACTACCTTTTCGACCTGCTGCACCTGGACGGCAAGTGCACCACCGAGGTACCGCTGAGGTGGCGCAAGCGACTGCTACGGGATGCGATCAGCTTCGCTGACCCGTTGCGCAACACCGCGCATCGCGTCGAGGACGGCCTCGCCGCCTACCGGGCCGCATGCCGGCGGGGTGACGAAGGAGTGATCGCCAAACTCGCCGATTCCACGTACGCAAGCGGCCGCTCGAGGAATTGGCTGAAGTTCAAATGCGTCCGCGACCAGGAGTTCGTCGTCGGCGGCTACACCAGCCCGAAGGGCAGCCGAATCGAGTTGGGCGCGCTGCTGCTCGGCTATCACGACGGTCGCGACTTCGTGTATGCCGGCAAGGTCGGCACCGGCTTCGACGAAGCCACGCTGCACAACCTCCACGGACGACTCTCCCCGATCGAGCAGGACACATCGCCGTTCACCCGAGGGCTGGTGCGCGAGAACGGCGCTCGCTGGGTACGTCCGGAGTTGGTGGCCCAGATCGGGTTTAGCGAGTGGACGCGCGACGGCAAGCTCCGGCATCCACGCTACCTAGGCCTCCGGACCGACAAGGACCCCGGCGACGTCGTCCGGGAGATGCCGTGA
- the ligD gene encoding non-homologous end-joining DNA ligase: MSRIAVEITHPDRVLFPKDGITKRDLADYYGGVADTMLPHLKGRPLTVQRFPRGIGEKGFVQQDFAETLPGWMGGVEVEKEGGTLVHPLAESPAALCWLANQSCITLHVWQSRQTRLHNPDRLVFDIDPSGTDFAVVRATARAFAGVLDDLGLARYVQTTGSRGLHVVVPLRPDADFDTVRQFARDVAEVVVADDDAHRTVEARKDKRGDRVYLDIMRNAYAQTAVAPYSVRARAGAPVATPLEWDELDTRGLRADRFSIRDLPKRLAAQGDPWADMPRHARSLSGPLKRLAKLHA, from the coding sequence ATGTCCCGCATTGCCGTCGAGATCACCCACCCGGATCGAGTCCTGTTCCCGAAGGACGGGATCACCAAGCGGGATCTGGCTGATTACTACGGCGGCGTGGCCGACACCATGCTGCCGCACCTCAAGGGCAGACCGCTGACCGTGCAACGTTTCCCACGCGGCATCGGCGAAAAAGGATTTGTGCAACAGGATTTCGCCGAGACACTGCCGGGCTGGATGGGCGGGGTCGAAGTCGAGAAGGAAGGCGGCACGCTGGTCCATCCGCTGGCCGAATCCCCGGCGGCCCTGTGCTGGCTGGCCAATCAGAGCTGTATCACCCTGCATGTGTGGCAGTCGCGGCAAACTCGCCTGCACAACCCCGACCGCTTGGTATTCGACATCGATCCGTCCGGCACCGATTTCGCGGTGGTGCGTGCGACCGCCCGCGCCTTTGCCGGCGTGCTGGATGACCTCGGACTGGCGCGCTACGTGCAAACCACCGGATCACGCGGGCTGCATGTCGTGGTGCCGTTACGCCCCGACGCCGACTTCGACACCGTTCGGCAATTCGCCCGCGACGTCGCCGAAGTCGTCGTGGCCGACGACGATGCGCACCGCACCGTGGAGGCCCGCAAGGACAAACGCGGCGACCGGGTGTACCTGGACATCATGCGAAACGCGTACGCGCAGACCGCTGTTGCACCGTATTCGGTCCGGGCCCGCGCTGGCGCGCCGGTAGCCACCCCACTGGAGTGGGACGAGCTGGATACTCGCGGTCTGCGGGCGGACCGGTTCAGCATTCGCGACCTTCCCAAACGGCTCGCCGCACAGGGCGATCCATGGGCCGACATGCCCCGGCATGCCCGCTCGCTGAGCGGACCGCTGAAGCGATTGGCGAAACTGCATGCCTGA
- a CDS encoding Fpg/Nei family DNA glycosylase produces MPELPDVEGFRRELANGLPRRRIQRVEVHDPGVLRNTSAAALGQRLIGHRFRTPRRHGKWLILPTDGPALLIHSGMTGHPYFAADSAEPEKYERLVVSLDKGALRYSDLRKLRGLWLAEGDDDIADVMGPQGPDALSIGLREFREVLAARHGRLKPTLMDQAVIAGLGNLLTDEICWRARVLPTRPVGDLADEEVKRLHSAMIQALRTSVRHGRVPGLPSWLTGVRDEPDPSCPRCRTRLRYGRINGRMSVWCPHCQH; encoded by the coding sequence ATGCCTGAACTGCCCGACGTCGAAGGGTTTCGGCGCGAGCTGGCTAACGGCTTGCCGCGCCGCCGAATTCAGCGGGTAGAGGTCCACGATCCCGGCGTCCTGCGCAACACCTCCGCCGCGGCGCTGGGCCAGCGCTTGATCGGGCACCGCTTCCGCACCCCGCGTCGGCATGGTAAGTGGCTAATTCTGCCCACCGACGGTCCGGCACTGCTGATTCACAGCGGCATGACCGGCCATCCGTACTTCGCCGCCGACAGCGCCGAGCCGGAAAAATACGAGCGGCTGGTGGTCTCGCTCGACAAAGGTGCACTGCGTTACTCCGACCTGCGCAAGCTGCGCGGGCTGTGGTTGGCCGAAGGCGACGACGACATCGCGGATGTGATGGGTCCGCAAGGTCCCGACGCGCTGAGCATCGGCCTGCGCGAGTTCCGCGAAGTACTGGCCGCAAGACACGGGCGGTTGAAGCCGACGCTGATGGACCAGGCGGTGATCGCCGGCCTGGGCAACCTGCTGACCGACGAAATCTGCTGGCGGGCCAGGGTGCTGCCCACGCGTCCTGTTGGCGATCTCGCCGACGAGGAGGTGAAACGTCTGCACTCCGCGATGATCCAGGCGCTGCGCACCTCGGTACGACACGGCCGGGTGCCCGGCCTGCCCTCGTGGCTGACCGGCGTACGTGACGAGCCGGATCCGAGCTGTCCGCGCTGCCGGACACGACTACGATACGGTCGAATCAACGGCCGGATGTCGGTGTGGTGCCCGCACTGCCAGCACTAG
- the coaE gene encoding dephospho-CoA kinase, with protein sequence MLRIGLTGGIGAGKSALSATFAECGGIIVDGDVIAREVVQPGTEGLASLVEAFGEDILQPDGSLDRPALAAKAFADDEARQKLNSIVHPLVGKRREEIIASVPPDSVVVEDIPLLVESGMAPMFPLVIIVYADVELRVRRLVELRGMPEDDARARIALQANDEQRRAVADIWLDNSGSQEDLVTRAREVWTDRIVPFAHNLAEGRFVRAPARVVPADPTWPDQARRIVNRLATSCGHKALRVDHIGSTAVPEFDAKDVIDIQVTVESLAVADELGEALLSAGYPRIEHIEQDEAKTDARSTVVEYDHQDDPSLWQKRIHASADPGRPTNVHIRVAGWPNQQFALLFVDWLAANPEERVNYLAVKHEAEKPANGDMALYVEAKEPWFADAYRRAWEWADFTGWKP encoded by the coding sequence ATGCTGCGCATCGGCTTGACCGGTGGCATCGGCGCCGGGAAATCGGCGCTGTCCGCCACGTTCGCGGAATGCGGCGGGATCATCGTCGACGGCGACGTCATCGCCCGGGAGGTCGTCCAACCGGGCACCGAAGGTTTGGCGTCGCTCGTCGAGGCGTTCGGTGAGGACATCCTGCAGCCGGACGGTTCACTGGATCGTCCGGCCTTGGCTGCCAAGGCTTTTGCCGACGACGAGGCACGCCAGAAGCTGAACTCGATCGTTCACCCGCTGGTGGGCAAGCGGCGCGAGGAGATCATCGCGTCGGTGCCCCCGGACTCGGTTGTGGTCGAAGATATTCCGCTGCTGGTCGAATCGGGTATGGCGCCGATGTTCCCGTTGGTGATCATCGTGTACGCCGATGTGGAACTGCGGGTGCGGCGACTGGTCGAGCTGCGCGGCATGCCCGAGGACGACGCCCGCGCCAGGATCGCGCTGCAGGCCAACGACGAGCAACGTCGTGCCGTCGCCGACATCTGGCTGGATAACTCGGGTAGCCAAGAGGATTTGGTCACACGCGCCCGCGAGGTGTGGACCGACCGGATCGTGCCGTTCGCGCACAACCTGGCCGAGGGGCGGTTCGTGCGCGCACCGGCGCGAGTGGTACCCGCGGATCCGACCTGGCCGGACCAGGCGCGGCGCATTGTCAACCGGCTGGCGACGTCGTGCGGCCATAAGGCGTTGCGGGTCGACCACATCGGGTCGACCGCGGTGCCGGAGTTCGACGCCAAGGACGTCATCGACATCCAGGTCACCGTCGAATCACTGGCCGTGGCAGACGAACTCGGTGAGGCGTTGTTGTCGGCCGGTTACCCGCGCATCGAACACATCGAGCAAGACGAAGCCAAGACGGACGCGCGCAGCACGGTGGTCGAGTACGACCACCAAGACGATCCGTCGTTGTGGCAGAAGCGAATTCATGCCTCGGCCGATCCCGGGCGCCCCACCAACGTGCACATCAGGGTGGCGGGCTGGCCCAACCAGCAGTTCGCCCTGCTGTTCGTCGACTGGCTGGCCGCCAACCCGGAAGAGCGGGTGAACTACCTGGCCGTCAAGCACGAGGCCGAAAAGCCCGCGAACGGCGACATGGCGCTTTATGTCGAGGCCAAGGAGCCGTGGTTCGCCGACGCTTATCGCCGGGCCTGGGAGTGGGCGGATTTCACCGGCTGGAAGCCTTAG
- the rpsA gene encoding 30S ribosomal protein S1, whose protein sequence is MPSPTVTSPQVAVNDIGSSEDFLAAIDKTIKYFNDGDIVEGTIVKVDRDEVLLDIGYKTEGVIPARELSIKHDVDPNEVVTVGDEVEALVLTKEDKEGRLILSKKRAQYERAWGTIEALKEKDEAVKGTVIEVVKGGLILDIGLRGFLPASLVEMRRVRDLQPYIGKEIEAKIIELDKNRNNVVLSRRAWLEQTQSEVRSEFLNQLQKGTIRKGVVSSIVNFGAFVDLGGVDGLVHVSELSWKHIDHPSEVVQVGDEVTVEVLDVDMDRERVSLSLKATQEDPWRHFARTHAIGQIVPGKVTKLVPFGAFVRVEEGIEGLVHISELAERHVEVPDQVVAVGDDAMVKVIDIDLERRRISLSLKQANEDYTDEFDPAKYGMADSYDEQGNYIFPEGFDSETNEWIEGFDTQRNEWEARYAEAERRHKMHTAQMEKFAAAEAAGHADSDHAPGNGSSSPKEAGGSLASDAQLAALREKLAGNA, encoded by the coding sequence ATGCCGAGTCCCACCGTCACCTCGCCGCAAGTAGCCGTCAACGACATTGGCTCGAGCGAGGATTTTCTCGCCGCAATAGACAAAACGATCAAGTACTTCAACGATGGCGACATCGTCGAAGGCACGATCGTCAAAGTGGACCGGGACGAGGTGCTCCTCGATATCGGCTACAAGACCGAAGGGGTTATCCCCGCCCGCGAACTCTCCATCAAGCACGATGTCGACCCCAACGAGGTCGTTACCGTCGGTGATGAGGTCGAGGCCCTTGTTCTCACCAAGGAGGACAAAGAAGGCCGTCTGATCCTGTCCAAGAAGCGCGCCCAGTACGAACGCGCCTGGGGGACCATCGAGGCGCTCAAGGAGAAGGACGAGGCCGTCAAGGGCACCGTCATCGAGGTCGTCAAGGGCGGCCTGATCCTCGACATCGGCTTGCGCGGCTTCCTGCCCGCCTCGCTGGTCGAGATGCGCCGGGTTCGTGATCTGCAGCCGTACATCGGCAAGGAGATCGAAGCCAAGATCATCGAGCTGGATAAGAACCGCAACAACGTGGTGCTGAGCCGCCGTGCCTGGCTCGAGCAGACCCAGTCCGAGGTGCGCAGCGAGTTCCTCAACCAGCTGCAGAAGGGCACCATCCGCAAGGGTGTGGTCTCGTCGATCGTCAACTTCGGCGCGTTCGTCGATCTCGGCGGTGTCGACGGTCTGGTGCACGTCTCCGAGTTGTCGTGGAAGCACATCGACCACCCGTCCGAGGTCGTCCAGGTGGGCGACGAGGTCACCGTCGAGGTGCTCGACGTCGACATGGACCGCGAACGGGTTTCGCTGTCGCTCAAGGCGACTCAGGAAGACCCGTGGCGCCACTTCGCTCGCACCCACGCGATCGGCCAGATCGTTCCCGGCAAGGTCACCAAGCTGGTGCCGTTCGGCGCGTTCGTGCGTGTCGAGGAGGGCATCGAGGGCCTGGTGCACATCTCGGAGCTGGCCGAGCGCCACGTCGAGGTGCCCGACCAGGTGGTCGCGGTCGGCGACGACGCGATGGTCAAGGTCATCGACATCGACCTGGAGCGTCGCCGCATCTCGTTGTCGCTCAAGCAGGCCAACGAGGACTACACCGACGAGTTCGACCCGGCGAAGTACGGCATGGCCGACAGCTACGACGAGCAGGGCAACTACATCTTCCCCGAGGGTTTCGACTCCGAGACCAACGAGTGGATAGAAGGCTTCGACACTCAGCGCAACGAGTGGGAGGCCCGCTACGCCGAGGCCGAGCGCCGGCACAAGATGCACACCGCGCAGATGGAGAAGTTCGCCGCTGCCGAAGCCGCCGGGCACGCCGACAGCGACCACGCACCGGGCAACGGCTCGTCCTCGCCGAAGGAGGCGGGCGGCTCGCTGGCCAGCGACGCACAACTCGCCGCGCTGCGCGAAAAGCTCGCCGGCAACGCCTAA
- a CDS encoding DMT family transporter: protein MNAGWIIPFIVLGGALQTCGAAMNGQLYKHMINPWLASAVSFAVITVFFVAAFLVRPKPLPTASDIASMPWWAVVGGMVGAVQVYAGLTLVNRVGAGTFMGFTVTSALIMSLVIDHFGWLRVDPHPITPSRALGGVLMVCGVVLVAKF, encoded by the coding sequence ATGAACGCAGGCTGGATCATCCCGTTTATCGTCCTGGGCGGCGCGCTACAGACCTGCGGCGCCGCGATGAACGGCCAGCTGTACAAGCACATGATCAACCCGTGGCTGGCATCGGCGGTTTCCTTCGCGGTGATCACCGTGTTCTTCGTCGCGGCGTTCCTGGTGCGGCCCAAACCGCTGCCGACCGCAAGTGACATCGCGTCGATGCCCTGGTGGGCCGTGGTCGGCGGCATGGTGGGCGCCGTCCAGGTGTATGCCGGCCTCACGCTGGTCAACCGGGTCGGCGCCGGCACATTCATGGGCTTCACCGTCACGTCAGCACTCATCATGTCGCTGGTAATCGACCATTTCGGATGGTTACGGGTGGACCCGCACCCGATCACGCCGTCCAGGGCACTCGGCGGGGTTTTGATGGTCTGCGGAGTCGTACTCGTCGCTAAGTTTTGA